AGGCCCAAATAAGACTAACTTGTAGGTTGTGTACAGTTTCAGAATAACAATGTTGATTTTGATTCTTGTCAAAAATATGGAACTTGATTCTAGCAAGGGAAGCCAAATCAGCATAACACCAACTAGTTCAACTCTGTTTTACCACTTCCACTTTATTGATTGTCTTATGTCTGCTTTGTTTCCAGCTTTCGGAGATTGTGAATCATGGAAAACTGGTGTCTGACGAGATCATCATAAATCTGCTGTCAAAGCGCCTTGAGGAGGGAGGCGAGAAGGGTGAATTAGGGTTCATACTTGATGGTTTTCCAAGAACTATAAGACAAGCGGTGAGCTAGTTATTTTACCTGATTGTAAGTATGCAAGACATATATACTTGCATCTTCTCAGTTTGGCTTTTATCATCAGGGGGTGGAATCATGGAAATTGTATAGAACCTGATTCTAGTAATAGTCTTGATGTATGGTTGTTCAATGTCTATGGTTGAGATCACCGAGTCTTCAAACTTATCCACAGTTTTTTTTTGTTGATATTTTTTTTTACTTGCTGGTATTTTGTGACAGTTCCCAAACTAAATTGTATTGTGTGGTTTGTTAGGAAATACTGGAGGGAGTCACAGATATTGATTTGGTGATCAATCTCAAACTTCGTGAAGAGGCTCTGCTTGCAAAATGCATTGGTAGAAGGAAGTGCAGCCAGTGTGGAGGAAACTTCAATGTGGCCTCCATTGACATTGAGGGTGAGAATGGGGGGCCTCGAATGTGTATGCCTCCACTACTACCTCCTCCACAGTGCGAATCAAAGTTAATTACCAGAGCCGATGATACTGAAGAGGTGGTAAAGGAGCGGTTGCGTGTTTACCATGATTTGGTACGTAGCAGTGAACCTTAGATTGCATTTTTTAAGTTTTATTTGTTTTGTTATTTATAATTTATGGGATCAGAATGATCGACTTGCACTAGTAGGGCGTATGAAGCTATGTTTGTTTAGGTACGAGATCAGTAGTGAATTTAGCAGCATAGAAAAGGGATGCTAGGTCGTTTATATTTCAAGGTGACCTTAAACTTGCATGTGTGAAATACCGAGACATGTGGAGACATATTGAACTTTGTTATTAGCTGAGGTTTTTATGATAAATATTTACTACTGTTTAGCCAATCGGCTCTGGAATTTATGTGTATATGTTGTTCCAAATTCAGCAATGAGCACATTTCATCTTCCAAACTTGAAATTATATGATGCAACTCCTATGGTAATATTCTCCCTCACAGGTATAGGCTAGGAATATTTCCTCTATATATTTGATCATAGCTCTGTTCTCAGTGTATGACCCTGTTATGGGTGTTATCCTTTTTAAGCAAGCTGTCATCTTTGCAGTGTGAACCAGTGGAGGATTTCTACAGAGCACGGGGGAAACTCTTGGAGTTCAACTTACCGGGAGGTATCCCCGAATCATGGCCAAAGCTGCTCCAAGCTTTGAATATAGAAGAAGATCCTGATAACAATAGATCTGCAGCAGCATAATTTTGTGAGTGTCAGAAATGCGTATTATGTATTTGTAGCCTATGTCAAACATAGTTACCCGATAAGCATTACTGGCATCTCTAGAAAGTAGTTCATTCAGGGCCATTATTTGATCTGGCACTCAAGATTTGTATAGCTGATTGATCATCGATCGCTCAAGTTCGATGGGGGTGTGCTAGTTGTATTCTTAAAGGTGTAGCCTCTTATGTCTCAAAGGTCAGATGATAAATAACCGACAGTTGGCGGTTGGAGTCCGCTGATAAAGGTTGTTGAAACAAGCATGCTGCAAACATTATTTTGAAAGCATTATGCATGCAGATAAATATTTTTGTGGTATGCCTGCCTGAGATTGAGACCTACTTGTTGAGCTTTTTGGTTACCTTTTTTCTAGAATGGCTTTTGGTTATGCTGGCTCCAGACTTCAGTGCACTGACCCTTTTTGTTAGGGCTATTGTGTATTCTTTGTTCCAAATTCAGCAAGGATTACACTTCATTTGCCAAACTTACTTATGGTGCTCATGTAGCAATCTCAGTGTTATACTAGATTCAATTTTGATCTGTTGCATAGTGTTGCATCCTGTCACAGAATTCAATTTTGCCAGGAGGAATACCCTAATCATGGCCAAAGCTTTCGCAAGCTTTgaatttgttagagttgtgtcgaatatagtgtacaaggtaggttacagttggactctgagttgtattgtgtttagagccgtgtcctaataggacacttgtattctAGGCCTCTCATATAATGCGAGGATATACagacgatgtaacctatgccaatatAATAGCACGGGAATGCAAGGGAAGCCagcgtccagggcgaccgggtgcggtattgtagcgatgtcatggggaggagcgtccatagtcaggccctggggatgtagccatatcggtgaacctcgttaacaaatctcggcgtcgtgctcgtgtgattgtttggtcctcggatgatcgacgatggccttggatttattctaacagAATATAGCCTGCACTGATAAAATAAACCAAAGTTTTGGAGACATGGGTTTGTGTAGTCTGCATGCACATAAGCTTTGTCCAAAGAAGCACACTGCATGCAAGCGTTCATTTGGTTTGGAATCAAA
This region of Triticum aestivum cultivar Chinese Spring chromosome 2D, IWGSC CS RefSeq v2.1, whole genome shotgun sequence genomic DNA includes:
- the LOC123055129 gene encoding probable adenylate kinase 6, chloroplastic, which translates into the protein MSSAMSRAIRACAAGAAASRRGLASVEAMGAAKGAPPAAGRWAGRGRGGPGPMEDGARVQWVFLGCPGVGKGTYAGRLSRLLGVPHIATGDLVRDELASSGPLSKQLSEIVNHGKLVSDEIIINLLSKRLEEGGEKGELGFILDGFPRTIRQAEILEGVTDIDLVINLKLREEALLAKCIGRRKCSQCGGNFNVASIDIEGENGGPRMCMPPLLPPPQCESKLITRADDTEEVVKERLRVYHDLCEPVEDFYRARGKLLEFNLPGGIPESWPKLLQALNIEEDPDNNRSAAA